One window of Candidatus Regiella endosymbiont of Tuberolachnus salignus genomic DNA carries:
- a CDS encoding phage tail protein — MTINTFTWRTQGTPEGNFLHRIRVAQFGDGYQQVAGDGINPERQSWPLTFQGTEPDMLPLLTFIRQHTIKACLWTPPYGVLGLYRVIADSIKMIPLGGNTLSISFTFEQAFQP, encoded by the coding sequence ATGACAATCAACACCTTCACTTGGCGTACGCAAGGTACCCCGGAGGGGAACTTTTTACATCGCATCAGGGTGGCGCAATTTGGCGACGGCTATCAACAGGTGGCTGGCGATGGCATCAACCCGGAACGCCAATCCTGGCCGCTGACCTTTCAAGGCACAGAACCCGATATGCTGCCGTTACTGACTTTTATTCGCCAGCATACGATAAAAGCGTGCTTATGGACTCCGCCCTATGGCGTTTTGGGTCTTTACCGTGTGATAGCGGATTCTATCAAGATGATCCCCTTAGGCGGCAACACCCTGTCTATCAGCTTTACCTTTGAACAAGCCTTTCAGCCTTAA
- a CDS encoding ankyrin repeat domain-containing protein encodes MPIGSNSVNTVNNVDPVRYENSYGNTDFSHKVVSVTNTSQAIPYTPDPRTRLNDLLELVKSGADPNQPHKGVLALIFAIESNAPEATVRAFLKMRADPKISHNGEIALFSALEHKVSLEIIRLLIISGADINQTYNGETVLFFALQCQASPEIIRLLIINGADINQTCNGEIALFFALQCEVSEAVIRVLLEMGADPDLSIGTQRILSLAISTGTSREVIWELVKMGANPYPKNPFFGETFLQFACDEYISNFKDRSPIVLEKIQTLLVKVVANGADLKTFLHDFSEKYLSEPAFFKDYLQIQNHYREKILNTLDFLLRNGKRLSKSAKKSLQVLIKEEIILNNPAPLLSNDEPLTDIRNNDQKLIQKIPDTTAFLLNFMAEKNILKKEGILKILGLLLSNGVPLPDIWNQDPNLIQKILGTTVSLFDFMTERNLNKLATLLNNKRIKEVVLQATKDSNPQVSNLLQVQFEKAAQRGVLLSYGKIGMNEMITKMVTEVNNDEKSETKLSFPPHELLQTMINLLSDEELEAFRKKLMQHFQELIL; translated from the coding sequence ATGCCAATCGGTAGTAACAGTGTGAACACAGTAAACAATGTAGACCCGGTAAGATATGAAAATTCATATGGAAACACTGACTTCTCTCATAAAGTGGTATCTGTGACGAATACTTCCCAAGCTATCCCGTATACACCTGATCCTCGCACGAGATTAAACGATCTACTGGAACTCGTTAAATCAGGTGCAGATCCAAATCAACCTCACAAGGGAGTCCTAGCTCTAATCTTTGCTATTGAGAGCAACGCTCCAGAAGCAACAGTACGGGCATTCCTTAAAATGCGTGCAGATCCAAAGATATCTCATAATGGAGAAATAGCTTTGTTCTCTGCTCTCGAGCATAAAGTTTCACTAGAAATAATACGACTACTTATTATAAGTGGTGCAGATATAAATCAAACTTATAATGGAGAAACAGTTTTGTTTTTTGCTCTCCAGTGCCAAGCTTCACCGGAAATAATACGACTACTCATTATAAATGGTGCAGATATAAATCAAACTTGTAATGGAGAAATAGCTTTGTTCTTTGCTCTCCAGTGCGAAGTTTCAGAAGCAGTAATACGGGTACTCCTTGAAATGGGCGCAGATCCAGATCTATCCATTGGTACACAGAGGATTTTGTCCCTAGCTATCAGCACCGGAACTTCAAGAGAAGTAATATGGGAACTAGTTAAAATGGGTGCAAATCCGTATCCAAAGAATCCATTTTTTGGAGAGACTTTTTTACAGTTTGCTTGTGACGAGTATATCTCAAATTTTAAGGATAGAAGCCCTATTGTTTTAGAAAAAATACAAACTCTGCTTGTCAAAGTGGTTGCCAACGGTGCAGATCTAAAAACATTTTTACACGATTTTTCTGAAAAATATCTCAGTGAGCCTGCTTTTTTCAAGGATTATCTACAAATACAAAATCATTATAGAGAAAAGATATTAAATACTCTGGATTTTCTGCTTAGAAATGGTAAGAGATTATCAAAAAGTGCTAAAAAATCTCTACAAGTTCTAATTAAAGAAGAAATAATATTAAATAACCCGGCTCCTCTACTTAGCAATGATGAGCCATTAACTGATATACGGAATAACGATCAAAAATTAATTCAGAAAATTCCTGATACTACAGCATTCTTATTAAATTTCATGGCTGAAAAAAATATTCTTAAAAAAGAAGGAATATTAAAGATTCTAGGTCTTCTGCTTAGCAATGGTGTTCCATTACCTGATATATGGAATCAAGATCCAAACTTAATTCAGAAAATTCTTGGTACTACGGTATCCTTATTTGATTTCATGACTGAACGAAATCTAAATAAACTGGCTACTCTTCTAAATAATAAAAGAATAAAAGAAGTGGTGTTGCAAGCAACTAAGGATAGTAATCCTCAGGTCAGTAATTTACTACAAGTTCAGTTTGAAAAAGCAGCACAGAGAGGGGTTCTATTATCCTACGGAAAAATAGGGATGAATGAAATGATAACTAAAATGGTAACAGAGGTGAATAATGATGAAAAAAGTGAAACAAAATTGTCTTTTCCGCCACATGAGTTGCTGCAAACAATGATAAATCTTTTATCTGATGAAGAATTAGAGGCTTTTAGAAAAAAACTAATGCAGCATTTTCAAGAATTAATATTATAG
- a CDS encoding phage tail tape measure protein: MTNIATISLRVDTSGLEKGIHALENVGKTAACTASKAEAVNAAFKPTATTLNHVSQQTHQATRCLQQQRDELHHLLSKIHPVTAAFSKLDAMEAQLRRYKNSPLIDRDTFDHAAQAIHQARETLAKAAQARTAEGQAARAQAQADKRATQAKIAFIATLREQSECQGKTTADRLAYKAAQLGVTQQAAPFIATLKAQEIAWKKGTLSAGQYRQALRQLPMQFTDIATSMVGGMPLYMIAIQQGGQIRDSFGGIGNALKAMGRLLTPTKLLLGGVATALAGIGMAYYRGAQESRTFHKQLILTGQYAGKTAAQLQILAKRLSGDGLTQSALSAVMAQVVGSGAFDRTQIAQISVAAAKMAAATGQSIDETVQHFKRLQQEPLTAATALDKQLHFLTASEYQQIAALEQSGNTLGAARLAMEAYAQALKTRADDIVTNLGTMEKAWHGLKSMAKNAWDTMLDIGRDKGLGDKIALIDAQLTDLKKGYFNRTIIQGLERQKALLTEKQFQQDLAVARQTAHNQAEESEKRALRRRDSWREQYASNAQRRSRELKKFDEIAARFSLQEQRRIRAEIAARYADKALPKNKKPVVNRDNAATRALLQSRQRLAMLRQQATLTMAMSEQEKQQVRFTQQIADLKNKSQLTANQKSLLIHAKEISASLQLEAQLSRENSQRQKGLTALKQMEDYGQSLARRQAQQQAKFGLTPQQAQRVNQTFQLDNHYLKQKEGVTDTEQWEKITASYQRAKHALQAGWAQEDQQQGHWLAGMQQGIIEYGETAHHVFAATQKLASHTMGNLSSMMTELTTTGKVNLKSFATAFLTSIVDIINRLLIAQAIQAAMGWIGGSFSAIPAKAASSGAMGINTGWQGYLPSHASGGYTGEGDKYHPAGIVHKGEFVMTKAATERIGVDNLYALMRGYAQGGLVNHQRTTSAKAPLLGMQGKGTRLEINIGDINILNQGAGQPQGTVSTQESAALRKQIKMAITTTLSEQLSKPGTPLWLAVQG, encoded by the coding sequence ATGACGAATATTGCGACTATTTCACTCCGTGTTGATACCTCTGGCCTAGAAAAAGGTATCCACGCCCTGGAAAACGTGGGCAAAACCGCTGCGTGTACCGCCAGCAAGGCAGAAGCGGTCAATGCAGCGTTTAAACCGACTGCCACTACGTTGAATCATGTCAGCCAGCAAACGCATCAAGCGACACGGTGCTTACAACAACAGCGTGATGAACTGCATCATTTACTGAGTAAAATCCATCCTGTCACCGCGGCTTTTAGCAAACTTGATGCGATGGAAGCGCAGCTTAGGCGGTATAAAAACTCGCCTCTGATTGACCGCGATACCTTTGACCACGCCGCACAGGCAATTCATCAAGCACGGGAGACACTGGCGAAAGCGGCACAAGCAAGAACCGCGGAAGGGCAAGCGGCGAGGGCACAAGCCCAGGCAGACAAACGCGCCACTCAAGCGAAAATAGCCTTTATTGCCACATTGCGTGAACAAAGTGAATGTCAGGGCAAAACCACCGCGGATAGGTTGGCGTATAAAGCCGCTCAGCTCGGGGTGACACAGCAGGCCGCACCCTTTATCGCCACGCTGAAAGCACAAGAAATAGCGTGGAAAAAAGGCACGCTCTCCGCGGGGCAATACCGTCAGGCGCTGCGTCAATTGCCGATGCAATTTACTGATATTGCCACCTCGATGGTAGGGGGGATGCCACTGTATATGATTGCTATTCAGCAAGGCGGGCAGATTAGAGACAGTTTTGGTGGCATCGGCAATGCATTAAAGGCGATGGGGCGTTTGCTCACCCCCACCAAACTGCTGCTCGGCGGGGTCGCGACCGCGCTGGCAGGGATAGGCATGGCCTATTACCGGGGAGCGCAAGAAAGTCGTACTTTTCACAAACAGCTTATCTTAACCGGCCAATATGCTGGCAAAACCGCAGCTCAATTACAAATTTTAGCGAAAAGGTTATCAGGTGATGGGTTAACGCAATCCGCCTTATCCGCTGTCATGGCACAGGTGGTCGGCAGCGGTGCTTTTGACCGTACACAAATTGCACAAATCAGTGTTGCTGCGGCAAAAATGGCGGCCGCTACCGGGCAATCCATTGATGAAACGGTGCAACATTTCAAACGTTTACAGCAGGAGCCCCTGACTGCCGCGACGGCTTTAGACAAGCAATTACATTTTTTGACCGCCTCCGAGTATCAACAGATAGCCGCGCTGGAACAGTCGGGCAATACGCTGGGGGCAGCACGCTTGGCAATGGAGGCCTATGCCCAGGCTCTAAAAACCCGCGCTGATGATATTGTCACCAATCTGGGGACAATGGAAAAAGCGTGGCACGGTTTAAAGAGCATGGCAAAAAATGCGTGGGATACCATGCTGGATATAGGCAGAGACAAGGGACTCGGCGATAAAATTGCATTAATTGATGCGCAGTTAACTGACCTTAAAAAAGGGTACTTTAATCGCACGATAATTCAGGGGCTAGAACGGCAAAAAGCACTGCTAACAGAAAAGCAATTTCAACAAGACCTCGCTGTCGCTCGCCAAACAGCCCATAATCAGGCGGAAGAAAGCGAAAAAAGGGCATTGCGACGACGCGATTCCTGGCGTGAACAGTATGCGAGCAACGCCCAGCGGCGTAGCCGAGAACTGAAAAAATTTGATGAAATTGCCGCGCGATTCAGTCTCCAGGAGCAGCGGCGCATTCGAGCAGAAATCGCCGCCCGATACGCGGATAAAGCGCTGCCAAAAAATAAAAAACCCGTTGTGAACCGTGATAATGCCGCCACCCGCGCCTTACTGCAAAGCCGTCAACGGCTGGCAATGTTACGTCAACAGGCTACCCTCACCATGGCCATGAGCGAGCAAGAAAAACAGCAGGTGAGATTCACGCAACAGATAGCGGATTTAAAAAACAAATCGCAATTAACCGCTAATCAAAAATCTTTGCTGATACATGCTAAAGAAATCAGTGCCAGCCTGCAACTGGAAGCCCAGCTATCCCGTGAAAATAGCCAACGGCAAAAAGGGCTCACTGCCCTCAAACAGATGGAAGACTACGGCCAGTCGCTTGCTCGTCGTCAGGCTCAGCAGCAAGCCAAATTTGGCCTAACACCGCAACAGGCGCAGCGGGTTAACCAAACCTTTCAGCTGGATAACCACTACCTGAAACAAAAAGAAGGGGTGACTGATACTGAGCAATGGGAAAAAATCACCGCGTCTTATCAGCGCGCGAAACACGCCTTACAGGCCGGATGGGCGCAAGAAGACCAGCAACAAGGCCATTGGCTTGCCGGCATGCAGCAAGGTATCATCGAGTACGGTGAAACTGCCCATCATGTCTTCGCCGCGACGCAAAAACTGGCCAGTCACACTATGGGTAACTTGTCATCGATGATGACGGAATTAACCACCACCGGTAAAGTGAATCTGAAAAGCTTTGCCACTGCCTTTTTAACAAGTATCGTCGATATTATTAATCGCCTACTGATTGCTCAAGCGATACAAGCCGCCATGGGCTGGATAGGGGGGTCTTTTAGCGCGATTCCGGCGAAGGCCGCCAGCAGCGGGGCAATGGGCATCAACACCGGCTGGCAAGGTTACCTGCCCAGTCATGCGAGTGGGGGCTACACCGGTGAAGGAGATAAATACCACCCCGCCGGTATCGTTCACAAAGGGGAATTTGTCATGACCAAAGCCGCCACCGAGCGCATCGGGGTTGATAATCTTTATGCCTTGATGCGCGGGTATGCACAAGGGGGCTTGGTTAATCATCAGCGAACAACATCGGCAAAGGCTCCCCTGTTGGGGATGCAAGGAAAAGGTACCAGGTTAGAAATCAATATTGGCGATATCAACATTCTGAATCAAGGCGCAGGACAACCACAGGGCACCGTCAGCACCCAGGAGAGTGCAGCACTACGAAAACAAATCAAGATGGCCATCACCACCACCCTCAGTGAACAACTCAGTAAGCCCGGCACACCCTTATGGCTGGCAGTGCAGGGGTGA
- a CDS encoding DUF1799 domain-containing protein produces MATALYTPAPSAEALACAGLRPEDFSPTSLEVWPDIWPAFRVMQAMSTQWRTGMMGLTGLDYGCLPQVMALLGVENIATVFDDIRHMERIALSLMHQRSST; encoded by the coding sequence GTGGCAACCGCGCTCTACACCCCTGCGCCCAGTGCAGAAGCATTAGCCTGTGCGGGCTTGCGTCCAGAGGACTTTTCCCCCACCTCCCTCGAGGTTTGGCCAGATATTTGGCCTGCGTTCAGGGTAATGCAAGCGATGTCAACCCAATGGCGCACCGGGATGATGGGTCTCACCGGGCTGGATTACGGCTGCTTGCCGCAGGTGATGGCGCTGTTAGGGGTAGAAAACATTGCCACCGTTTTTGACGATATTAGACACATGGAGCGCATTGCCTTGTCACTGATGCATCAGCGGAGTTCAACATGA
- a CDS encoding phage tail assembly chaperone, translating into MSIEFTLQPQPRFKADVAIPRAGLDAGILTFTFKHLPLNEVAAMEKRKNQTGLDFVESITDAWALPDDFTRDNLTRLANNYPQALEAIITTFYRELLGQREKN; encoded by the coding sequence ATGTCGATTGAATTTACCTTACAGCCCCAGCCTCGCTTTAAGGCCGATGTCGCTATTCCGCGTGCCGGATTGGACGCGGGCATCCTCACCTTTACCTTCAAGCACCTCCCCCTTAATGAGGTAGCGGCGATGGAAAAACGCAAAAACCAAACCGGACTCGATTTTGTCGAGAGCATTACCGACGCCTGGGCGCTCCCCGATGACTTCACCCGCGACAATTTGACCCGCTTGGCGAATAATTACCCGCAAGCGCTGGAAGCCATCATCACCACCTTTTACCGCGAGCTCCTGGGACAGCGCGAAAAAAACTGA
- a CDS encoding phage tail protein, translating to MGFALPNGAQVYLASAYETALPFTAISNAAPAVLTVVGNNNIKKDDIVHLASDWTGLNERVARVSAATVTSITLEAIDTRQTDQFPAGGGIGQLRKIKTWTEIPQIKEVSSTGGEQQTVSLQFLSDTVQRHINTVKAPRTLTYTLGHDASLAVYPLLRAADQHQETVAMAMSVPLAKEKRYWSATLAFNEVPTTEANAVETVSLVLNMQSPAMTFYKEIT from the coding sequence ATGGGCTTTGCTTTACCTAATGGTGCCCAGGTTTACCTGGCATCAGCGTATGAAACCGCGCTGCCGTTTACCGCTATCAGCAATGCTGCTCCTGCGGTGCTCACGGTGGTGGGCAACAACAACATTAAAAAAGATGACATCGTTCATCTCGCATCGGACTGGACGGGGCTCAATGAACGGGTGGCGCGTGTCTCTGCCGCCACCGTGACCAGTATCACACTGGAAGCGATTGATACCCGCCAGACCGATCAATTTCCAGCCGGGGGTGGCATTGGCCAGCTGCGCAAAATAAAAACCTGGACAGAAATCCCGCAAATCAAAGAGGTGTCCAGTACCGGCGGTGAGCAACAAACTGTCAGCCTGCAATTCTTATCCGATACCGTGCAACGCCATATCAACACCGTGAAAGCCCCGCGCACACTGACCTATACCTTGGGGCACGATGCTTCGTTAGCGGTGTATCCGTTGTTACGTGCTGCCGATCAGCATCAAGAGACAGTGGCAATGGCCATGTCGGTGCCACTGGCCAAGGAAAAGCGTTACTGGTCAGCAACGCTGGCTTTTAACGAGGTACCGACGACGGAAGCCAATGCGGTGGAAACCGTCTCATTGGTGCTGAATATGCAGAGCCCCGCCATGACCTTTTATAAAGAAATCACCTAA
- a CDS encoding type II toxin-antitoxin system ChpB family toxin yields the protein MVTRRKGFSRGDIVLLTLNPTRGREQQGERRPVLVLSPKSFNDLGMVLIAPITQGGAFSRYQGFTVTLLGTGAKTQGVVLLNQCRMVDITARCGEFIEKVDQIVIEDALAKLHTLIE from the coding sequence ATGGTGACACGTAGAAAAGGATTTTCGCGCGGTGATATTGTCTTGTTAACACTTAACCCGACTCGAGGAAGGGAACAACAAGGCGAAAGACGACCGGTATTGGTACTCTCGCCTAAAAGCTTCAATGATCTTGGTATGGTTTTGATTGCCCCGATCACACAAGGCGGGGCGTTCTCAAGGTATCAGGGCTTCACTGTCACGCTCTTGGGGACAGGCGCTAAAACGCAAGGCGTGGTGTTGTTAAATCAATGCAGAATGGTTGATATCACTGCCAGATGCGGAGAATTCATTGAAAAAGTCGATCAGATCGTAATTGAAGATGCACTCGCCAAACTACACACCCTTATCGAATAA
- a CDS encoding AbrB/MazE/SpoVT family DNA-binding domain-containing protein, with protein MTVAIKKWGNSQGIVIPAPFLKKMGASVGQELDVEIKDGALVLTPKPKRYTLAELIQKCDANAPLETEESVWGTNHSSVGEELW; from the coding sequence ATGACAGTCGCGATCAAAAAATGGGGCAATAGCCAGGGTATCGTCATACCAGCACCTTTTCTGAAAAAAATGGGGGCTTCTGTGGGGCAAGAGCTGGATGTAGAAATTAAAGACGGCGCGTTGGTTCTGACGCCTAAACCTAAACGCTACACATTGGCCGAACTAATTCAAAAATGTGATGCCAACGCCCCACTTGAGACGGAAGAAAGCGTATGGGGCACCAATCACTCCTCTGTAGGGGAAGAATTATGGTGA
- a CDS encoding phage tail terminator-like protein — protein sequence MMTGRITRLLEQHLGTLASKKGIPIASQNVHFSDTGSLYLQSHLLPATTECLDLAQVSRIYQGIYQITLCAPTGSGQSPIQTLADDIISVFDKR from the coding sequence ATGATGACAGGACGTATCACGAGGCTATTAGAGCAGCATCTGGGCACCTTAGCGAGTAAAAAAGGGATCCCGATTGCCAGTCAAAACGTGCATTTTAGCGACACTGGCAGCCTGTACCTGCAATCGCATCTCTTGCCCGCCACTACCGAATGCTTGGATTTGGCGCAAGTATCACGGATTTATCAGGGCATTTATCAAATCACACTCTGTGCCCCGACAGGCAGCGGTCAATCGCCTATCCAAACGCTTGCTGACGATATCATCAGCGTGTTTGATAAGCGATAG
- a CDS encoding DnaT-like ssDNA-binding protein, producing the protein MLITDIHSPERESYASVADLRQLASKRGEPLPTEDIACEALLIKAMDYLAGLHWQGKRTIASQPLAWPRSGVIVEGDLLPQNSLPSQLIQAQCRLALAAQQMDLTPAFAGGKDVVQESIAGAVSVTYAAGSPALSPHFSGLKGLLRGLLVSSSQIPLVRR; encoded by the coding sequence ATGCTTATCACTGATATCCATTCACCCGAGCGGGAAAGTTATGCCAGTGTCGCCGATTTACGCCAGCTGGCGAGTAAACGGGGTGAGCCACTCCCCACGGAAGATATTGCTTGTGAAGCCTTGTTGATAAAAGCGATGGATTATCTGGCCGGATTGCACTGGCAAGGCAAACGTACCATCGCTTCTCAACCCTTGGCCTGGCCGCGTTCAGGGGTTATTGTCGAGGGCGATTTATTACCCCAAAATAGCCTTCCATCACAACTTATTCAGGCACAATGCCGTCTTGCTTTGGCAGCACAACAGATGGATTTAACGCCTGCTTTTGCCGGGGGCAAGGACGTGGTTCAGGAAAGTATTGCTGGCGCCGTCAGCGTGACCTATGCGGCAGGCTCGCCTGCCTTATCGCCCCATTTCAGTGGGTTAAAGGGATTACTGCGCGGCTTGCTTGTCAGCAGCAGCCAAATACCGCTCGTCAGGAGGTGA
- a CDS encoding P22 phage major capsid protein family protein gives MANTLTGLIPTIYTALDSVSREQVGFIPAVARNSKAEAAALDQNVTAPVAPIAKTMDIVPGPTAAGSAEQTISTVEVKISKSKMAPVQWNGEEQMAMGSAGSYNLLLADQFKQAFRALANEVEQDIGALYYGSARAVGKAGSTPFGVKEDLADFADARRVLEDNGAPTTDLQMVLGSAAISAIRGKQSVLFKVNEAGSESLLREGTIGRIEGFNLHNSAGIKRVTAGTGSGFLVNKSGGYQVGAQLIAVDTGSGTVNRGDIVTFAGDTHQYVVATASASVITLSAPGLLQDFADNTAITLVGNYTANMAFDRHAFLLASRTPAMPDGGDTADDVMNVTDPVSGITFQVALYRQYRQIRYEVGLAWGMAAVKPEHSALILG, from the coding sequence ATGGCAAACACCTTAACGGGGTTGATCCCCACGATTTATACCGCATTAGACAGCGTGTCCCGTGAGCAGGTCGGTTTTATTCCCGCCGTCGCCCGCAACAGCAAAGCAGAAGCCGCCGCCCTCGATCAAAATGTCACCGCTCCAGTGGCGCCGATTGCCAAAACGATGGATATCGTCCCCGGTCCTACCGCAGCGGGCAGTGCGGAACAAACGATCAGCACCGTGGAAGTTAAAATCAGCAAATCCAAAATGGCACCGGTGCAATGGAACGGCGAAGAACAAATGGCCATGGGGTCGGCAGGCAGCTATAACCTGCTGCTGGCTGACCAATTTAAACAAGCTTTTCGTGCCTTGGCCAATGAAGTCGAGCAGGATATAGGGGCACTGTATTACGGCTCGGCGCGAGCTGTCGGGAAAGCCGGCAGCACGCCCTTTGGCGTCAAAGAAGACCTGGCCGATTTTGCTGATGCGCGTCGGGTGCTGGAAGATAATGGGGCGCCAACGACCGATCTGCAAATGGTGTTGGGCTCCGCGGCGATATCAGCTATTCGCGGCAAACAATCGGTGTTATTTAAAGTCAATGAAGCTGGCAGTGAAAGCTTGCTGCGTGAAGGTACCATTGGGCGGATCGAAGGCTTTAACTTGCATAATTCCGCTGGCATCAAACGGGTAACCGCAGGGACAGGCAGCGGTTTTTTGGTCAACAAGTCAGGTGGGTATCAGGTGGGTGCGCAGCTGATTGCGGTGGATACTGGCAGCGGCACGGTGAATCGCGGAGATATTGTTACCTTTGCCGGTGATACGCATCAGTATGTAGTAGCAACTGCCAGCGCCTCCGTTATCACCCTGTCGGCACCGGGCTTGTTGCAAGACTTTGCCGATAACACTGCTATCACACTGGTGGGTAACTACACAGCGAATATGGCTTTTGATCGTCATGCCTTCTTGCTCGCTTCGCGAACCCCCGCCATGCCCGACGGGGGAGATACCGCCGATGATGTGATGAATGTCACTGATCCGGTCTCTGGTATCACTTTCCAAGTGGCGCTCTACCGCCAGTATCGTCAGATCCGCTATGAAGTGGGGCTGGCCTGGGGGATGGCGGCAGTGAAACCGGAGCACAGCGCCTTGATTTTAGGCTAA
- a CDS encoding DUF6651 domain-containing protein produces MANTLTGLIPTIYTALDSVSREQVGFIPAVARNSKAEAAALDQNVTAPVAPIAKTVDIVPGPTAAGSAEQTISTVEVKISKSKMAPVQWNGEEQMAMGSAGSYNLLLADQFKQAFRALANEVEAQITQAFQSQLDEASSKNNTLEAQLYQEMIGSRFNSSTFIKDNLAIPADLVQARFGQAFNIEAGKVVATDAAGNKVFSRRRPGEMAEFDEALEYLIEQYPHKDHILKASGHSGGGSQQTQPPLGQKTLKRSAFDALDSGSKQAALKDGMSIVD; encoded by the coding sequence ATGGCAAACACCTTAACGGGGTTGATCCCCACGATTTATACCGCATTAGACAGCGTGTCCCGTGAACAAGTCGGTTTTATTCCCGCTGTCGCCCGCAACAGCAAAGCAGAAGCCGCCGCGCTCGATCAAAATGTCACCGCCCCAGTGGCGCCGATTGCCAAAACGGTAGATATCGTCCCCGGTCCTACCGCGGCCGGCAGTGCGGAACAAACGATCAGCACCGTGGAAGTTAAAATCAGCAAATCCAAAATGGCACCGGTGCAATGGAACGGCGAAGAACAAATGGCCATGGGGTCGGCAGGCAGCTATAACCTGCTGCTGGCTGACCAATTTAAACAAGCTTTTCGTGCCTTGGCCAATGAAGTCGAAGCGCAAATCACCCAAGCCTTTCAGAGCCAGCTTGATGAGGCCAGCAGCAAAAATAACACCCTGGAAGCGCAGTTATATCAAGAGATGATAGGTAGCCGTTTCAACAGTTCGACGTTTATCAAGGATAACCTGGCCATTCCGGCGGATTTGGTGCAGGCGCGATTCGGTCAAGCATTCAACATCGAGGCGGGTAAAGTGGTCGCGACGGATGCCGCAGGCAACAAAGTCTTCTCCCGCCGCCGGCCTGGCGAAATGGCGGAGTTTGATGAAGCCTTGGAATACCTTATCGAACAGTATCCGCACAAAGACCACATTCTGAAAGCGTCCGGCCACAGTGGCGGCGGGTCACAACAAACACAACCTCCATTAGGACAAAAAACCCTCAAACGCAGCGCCTTTGATGCCTTGGACAGTGGCAGTAAACAGGCCGCCCTCAAAGACGGTATGTCCATCGTCGATTAA